A genomic region of Plasmodium falciparum 3D7 genome assembly, chromosome: 11 contains the following coding sequences:
- a CDS encoding CPW-WPC family protein — protein MKKCISLIFVLFINKIVGVKIHLYRKYPNVENGVYQIDSRGRPIKIVDVNYNHRWEIPENGNINSYSVVRKNGKVKKFSEGTNLIYGTTKRKLINDIKEVDEQSEEEIKNLILKNKKLNIIKNVSDVSKKEKNIKELEKKKKEKPPIAMYIAADDIPDDKKKKQEEDDINVANELGVAIKENLESHYEITKEPSALSTDLLNMKIPTTLEKLLMDDIDEIKWISKKPVNDKICMRDYSKQCPSMWEPITETQCSAPKDYSGPCAHIMILEPMNAKEKSSIAKDCKVNWSCINESCGNGERDYLRECPENWIYNGTCEAPENYSGGCNRSMDFDTFTQNDKEQFSSTCKVVWPCKEESCERDYSITCPKGWSYSVKDDMCMGSNELRGLISKEEIEAISHMSYHQRIAFSTKYGIPWPCKNKCTFGYDIYACPRGWLNLMNSGACKAPDDYIAPNNCPRITHFDYMDINEKEKFSKICNVKWLCVENSQRDYSKCPIYFEYIKEGNYKGMCKPDEKYKGPCKEAQDILTLNLEQKYNFEETCEAQFPNLQIKDIPQTEQDSISPSTMEKLLNGTDLTNKSVTLE, from the exons atgaagaagtgtatatctttaatttttgtcttatttataaataaaattgtgGGTGTAAAAATACATTTGTATAGAAAATATCCCAATGTGGAAAATGGTGTATATCAAATAGATAGTAGAGGGAGACCCATAAAAATTGTTGATGTAAATTATAATCATCGATGGGAAATTCCAGAAAATGGtaatataaattcatataGTGTGGTtagaaaaaatggaaaagtaaaaaaattcAGTGAAGGCACAAATCTTATATATGGTACAACAAAAAggaaattaataaatgatattaaAGAAGTAGATGAACAAAgtgaagaagaaataaaaaaccttattttgaaaaataaaaaattaaatattattaaaaatgtttcCGATGTGtctaaaaaggaaaagaatataaaagaattggaaaagaaaaagaaagaaaagcCTCCGATTGCTATGTATATAGCAGCAGATGATATTCCAGacgataaaaagaaaaagcaaGAAGAAGA TGATATAAATGTTGCAAATGAATTAGGag TTGCCATAAAGGAAAATTTAGAAAG CCATTATGAAATAACTAAAGAACCATCTGCTTTAAGTACTGATTTGTTGAATATGAAAATACCAACTACtttagaaaaattattaatggATGATATAgatgaaataaaatggaTATCAAAAAAACCAGTTAAcgataaaatatgtatgcgAGATTATTCTAAACAGTGTCCTTCGATGTGGGAACCAATCACAGAAACTCAATGTTCCGCTCCAAA gGATTATTCTGGACCATGTGCTCATATCATGATTTTAGAACCTATGAAtgcaaaagaaaaaagcTCAATAGCAAAAGATTGCAAAG tCAATTGGTCATGTATTAATGAATCCTGTGGAAATGGAGAAAGAGATTACTTAAGGGAATGTCCAGAAAATTGGATTTACAATGGAACGTGTGAAGCTCCaga aaaCTATTCTGGAGGATGTAATAGATCAATG gATTTTGATACTTTTACACAAAATGATAAGGAGCAATTTTCTTCAA cTTGTAAAGTG GTTTGGCCTTGTAAAGAAGAATCATGTg aacGAGATTATTCCATAACATGTCCTAAAg gATGGTCTTATAGTGTAAAGGATGACATGTGTATGGGAAGTAATGAATTGAGGGGTTTAATTTCAAAGGAAGAAATTGAGGCAATAAGTCATATGTCTTATcat cAAAGAATTGCGTTTTCCACAAAATATGGAATTCCTTGGCCTTgcaaaaataaatgtactTTTGGCTATGATATCTATGCTTGTCCTCGAGGATGGTTGAATTTAATGAATTCAGGTGCTTGTAAAGCTCCAGATGATTACATTGCTCCAAATAATTGTCCACGTATAACTCATTTTGACTATAtggatataaatgaaaaagagaAATTTAGTAAAATATGTAATGTAAAATGGTTATGTGTGGAAAATTCTCAAAGAGACTATTCCAAATGTccaatatattttgaatatattaaagaagGGAATTATAAAGGTATGTGTAAGCCAGATGAAAAATACAAAGGACCTTGTAAAGAAGCTCAAGACATTTTAACTTTAAATCttgaacaaaaatataacttTGAAGAAACGTGTGAAGCACAATTTCCAAACTTACAGATTAAAGATATTCCTCAAACAGAACAGGATTCTATTTCTCCAAGTACGAtggaaaaattattaaatggtACTGATTTAACTAATAAAAGTGTTACTTTAGAGTAA